The DNA sequence GAAAAGGGGGAACGAAGGATTTCCCCCTTTTCTAAAACACCCATATATTTCCCCCTTTTCTAAAGGGGGATTAAGGGGGATTATGTCATTCTTCACCGTTTCCACATGTTAGCTTGATGCATATGGGAATGAACCCACCCCTAACCCCTCCCAAGAGGGGAATAAAAACTAGTCCTCGACCCGATCGGGGAAAGTCCCCTCTCGGGAGGGGATTGAGGGGTGGGTAAAAAAGAACAGCCGTTGAGTTTTGCCTTTTAAAACCCAACCTAATTTAATGTTTAGGACTTTCAAAGTATTTTGTTTTTCCATGTCATTCCCACGAAAGTGGGAATCCAGGCACTGTTTGAGGAATCTGGATTCCCGTTTACACGGGAATGACAAAATAACATACAGTTATTTTCCTTGATTAAAAGATACAAAAACACATGAAACCGAAAATAGGTGTTTCTTATGAAGGTTATTGGCGCTGTTGGGCTTAACGGCTCCGGAAAGGATGAACTTGTCAATTATCTTTCCCGGAGATATGGCATTCCCGTGCTGTCAGCAGGAGATGTTGTCAGAGATATTGCGCAGGAAGAAGGTATCGCTCCAACGAGGGATAATCTGCATGATATATCCAGGCGATACCATGCCCAATGGGGAAATGATATCTTTATGAGAAAATTGATCGAAAAGATTGAGGAGTGTCAATGGAAAGTTGTTGGGATTACCGGGATCAGAACATCGACAGATGCAGCAACCCTCCGGAACCATTTTGGCCAAAATTTCATTCTTGTCCATGTTGAAGTATCTCAACCATCTATACGCTATGAGCGCACGAGGAAACGTGGTGAAGCAAGAGATCCTCAAACCTTTGAAGAGTTTTTAATACAGGATAAGACAGAAGAAGAGATCTTCAAGATAAGCGAGACGATTCATTCCGCGGATGTAACGATTAATAACGATGGTACTCGCAAGGACTTTTATAGAAAAATAGAAGAGTTTTTAGTGCAACGGAAGATATGTGATGAGGTGCAGACACTATAAACAGGCTAAGGAGTAATGCATGGTAGAATTGCCAATTGCACCATGGACACTTCCATGGCAAGACGTCATTCAGGATCTTCGTGTTTCCCCGAACCAGGGACTCAATACTGTGGAAGTGAAAAAAAGGTATAAGAAATTTGGTTCAAACCGCCTTCAGAAAGTGAGAAAGAAGAGTGTCTGGATAATTCTTATTAATCAGCTAAAAAGCCTTATTATTTTACTTCTTGGAGTTACCACTATCGTATCATTCGTATTTGGAGAATGGGTTGAAGGCATGGCGATAGGAGTTGTTATTGTTATTAATACCGCTATTGGCTTTTTTACGGAGCTGAAAGCGGTTCGCTCAATGGAGGCCTTGCGTAAGCTGGGGAGTGTAACGACTAAGGTTATTCGCAATAGCCAACTCAGAGAGATACCTGCCGATGAACTTGTTCCTGGAGATATAGTAGTGTTCGAGGGTGGTGATGTCGTTCCTGCGGATCTTCGTCTCTTAGAGGCATCAAAGCTCCAGGCTGATGAGTCTGCCCTGACGGGAGAATCTACTCCTGTTAGCAAGGGGGTAGAGCATCTTGAAGAAGGCATACCACTAGCTGAACGGATAAATATGCTGTTTAAAGGAACATCGGTTACCCGCGGGTCGGCCAAAGGTGTTACTGTGGCTACCGGGATGAAGACAGAACTGGGTAAAATCTCTTCTCTTGTTGAAAGCGCCAAAGAGGAAATAACTCCATTGGAGAAGCGGCTTAATAAACTGGGCAATAAGCTCATCTGGGTAACTTTAGCCGTTGCACCGGCAATAGCAACAGCCGGCATTATTACGGGTGAGGATATACTTCTTATGATTAAGATATCGATCGCCCTTGCTGTGGCAACCATACCAGAAGGGTTGCCAATTGTAGCTACTCTTGCGCTGGCGAGGGGAATGTGGCGCATGGCAAAACGGAATGCCTTAATCAACCGGCTCTCCTCGGTTGAAACCCTTGGCGCAACAAGCATTATTTGTACCGATAAGACAGGTACGCTGACTGAAAACAAGATGACAGTTACCCGAATTATCCTTGATTCAGGCGAAATAAAGATCAGCGGGGAAGGACTTAATACAGAAGGTGAATTCAGGAAAAAAGGAGAATCTTTTGATCCTTTACGTGAAAAAACCCTGCAGGAGCTGTTACATGCAGGTGTACTCTGTAATAATGCATCTATAGAACCAGAAGAAAAGGATGCCGGGAAAAAGGCTGTTGGTGATCCTATGGAAGTTGCGCTCCTGGTTGCTGCTATAAAAGCGGGAATTGACCGTAATAAACTTCTTGCAAAGATGCCTGAAGTGCGTGAAGAAGCCTTCGATTCCGAAGTAAAAATGATGGCAACTTTTCATGCGGAGAATAACCAATATCTTGTTGCTGTAAAAGGCGCTGCAGAAGCACTCCTGAAGGTTTGTTCTCATCGTATGACTGAAGAAGGTAAAAAGGAGATGAGAAGTGAGGATCGTAAATGGTGGCTGGAAAGGGGCAACCATATGGCCAGAGATGGCCTCCGTGTTCTTGCCGTTGCTGAAAAATCAGTTACTGCAAGCAACTCCAATCCGTATGGACAATTGACATTTCTTGGCATAGTCGGATTTCTTGATCCACCACGCAGTGATGTTGCCCCTGCACTCGCCTTATGCCGGGATGCCGGTATAAAGGTAGTCATGGTTACGGGAGACCAGCCCGTTACTGCACGGAATATTGCATTAGCTGTTGGACTGATTCATGAGGGTGAAACAGAAGTGGTCCACGGTAAAGATTTAAAAAAGCCTGAAGAATTATCAGAAGAAGACCTTCAGCATATCTTGCGGGTGTCTATCTTTGCAAGGGTCGATCCAAAACAGAAGCTTGATTTAACTGCTCTATATCAAAAGAATGGGTTTGTTGTTGCAATGACAGGTGATGGAGTAAACGATGCGCCTGCATTGAAAAAAGCCGATATTGGAATTGCTATGGGACAACGCGGTACTCAAGTTGCGCGTGAAGCGGCTGATATGATTCTTAAGGATGATAATTTCTCCACAATTGTTGCTGCTATTGAACAAGGCCGTGTTATTTTTAATAATATCCGAAAGTTTGCTCTCTATCTTCTCTCATGTAATATCAGTGAAATTATGGTAATTGTTCTCTATTCGTTCATTGATATGCCAATGCCAATTCTTCCGCTCCAGATCCTGTTCCTTAATCTTGTTACGGATGTATTTCCAGCGCTTGCTCTTGGCATAGGCGAAGGAGACCCTCATAGCATGAAGTACCCGCCGCGCAATATTAAGGAACCCATTTTAACCTGGTATCATTTGCTTGCTATTGGTATATACGGTATGGTAATAACTGCATCAGTCTTTGGGGCTTATGAACTGGCATTGAAATGGGAAGGGATTGATAAGAGACAGGCTGTATCTATTCCGTTTATTACCCTTGCATTTGCCCAACTCTGGCATGTTTTTAATATGCGTGATAGCAACTCATCCTTTTTCCGGAATGAAATAACCCGTAACCCTTTCATCTGGGGGGCGCTTGCACTCTGTACAGGACTTCTTATGATTGCCATCTATGTGCCTGGCCTTGCCACTATATTAAAGATTGTGAATCCAGGAGTTCATGGTTTAATCCTGGCACTGTTGATGAGTATAATACCGTGGGTAACAGGGCAGATAGTAAAAATATTCAGGACTACATTTTTATAAGATGAGGTAGTTGTTCATGAATGAGAGCGAAATACGCCAAAATAAGATAACAAAACAATGGGTTATCTATGCACCCGCAAGAAGAAAAAGACCAAAGGATTTTGAAAAGCCAGAGCATGAAAAAGTGCACGTACCTCTTTATGATAAAGAATGTCCTTTCTGTCCGGGTAATGATCATATGATTA is a window from the Candidatus Jettenia sp. genome containing:
- a CDS encoding cation-transporting P-type ATPase is translated as MVELPIAPWTLPWQDVIQDLRVSPNQGLNTVEVKKRYKKFGSNRLQKVRKKSVWIILINQLKSLIILLLGVTTIVSFVFGEWVEGMAIGVVIVINTAIGFFTELKAVRSMEALRKLGSVTTKVIRNSQLREIPADELVPGDIVVFEGGDVVPADLRLLEASKLQADESALTGESTPVSKGVEHLEEGIPLAERINMLFKGTSVTRGSAKGVTVATGMKTELGKISSLVESAKEEITPLEKRLNKLGNKLIWVTLAVAPAIATAGIITGEDILLMIKISIALAVATIPEGLPIVATLALARGMWRMAKRNALINRLSSVETLGATSIICTDKTGTLTENKMTVTRIILDSGEIKISGEGLNTEGEFRKKGESFDPLREKTLQELLHAGVLCNNASIEPEEKDAGKKAVGDPMEVALLVAAIKAGIDRNKLLAKMPEVREEAFDSEVKMMATFHAENNQYLVAVKGAAEALLKVCSHRMTEEGKKEMRSEDRKWWLERGNHMARDGLRVLAVAEKSVTASNSNPYGQLTFLGIVGFLDPPRSDVAPALALCRDAGIKVVMVTGDQPVTARNIALAVGLIHEGETEVVHGKDLKKPEELSEEDLQHILRVSIFARVDPKQKLDLTALYQKNGFVVAMTGDGVNDAPALKKADIGIAMGQRGTQVAREAADMILKDDNFSTIVAAIEQGRVIFNNIRKFALYLLSCNISEIMVIVLYSFIDMPMPILPLQILFLNLVTDVFPALALGIGEGDPHSMKYPPRNIKEPILTWYHLLAIGIYGMVITASVFGAYELALKWEGIDKRQAVSIPFITLAFAQLWHVFNMRDSNSSFFRNEITRNPFIWGALALCTGLLMIAIYVPGLATILKIVNPGVHGLILALLMSIIPWVTGQIVKIFRTTFL
- a CDS encoding AAA family ATPase, with translation MKVIGAVGLNGSGKDELVNYLSRRYGIPVLSAGDVVRDIAQEEGIAPTRDNLHDISRRYHAQWGNDIFMRKLIEKIEECQWKVVGITGIRTSTDAATLRNHFGQNFILVHVEVSQPSIRYERTRKRGEARDPQTFEEFLIQDKTEEEIFKISETIHSADVTINNDGTRKDFYRKIEEFLVQRKICDEVQTL